The DNA sequence tttttctaacattCCACTGTGACAAAATACTTCAAGGGACTAATGAGTAACGGGAACATGCTTTCAAAAAAGCAGGCTAATAAAAATCATATATGCTTAAAAATTACAGGTGTGGTTGAGATACAATATTCAGTCagcacaacactactgcaactCTAGTCAAGTTTCCTTCACCCAAAAATGCAAATTCTTCAGCTTATTgctcatttttactgctgtTACTCTACAAAGAGGAAGCATCTGACATCCAGTCTTAATCTATTTATCTTTACCGCTGTATTTACAATACTACACAAAGAAGGACCAATAAAACAGCTGAGACAAACTATAAAGCATGCAAGTTATCACACTCATTGTTATGAAAAGACAGTTCTGTGTTTTAAACAATGAATAATTTACAGGACTGATTAGATGTTCTCGAATCAAATACCTCCACATTATCTTATATGTTAGATTCTCCTCTCAAGCTTAAACCAGACAACAAATAGTATTTCTTTAAGAAGTAAGAGAGACTACAGCCCCTGAATGATTCACTGATCTGCAGAGTTTAGAAATATAAGTGGATTTACTGCAGGGCAGCAAGAGCTGGTCACTGtaggtagaaaaaaaaagaaaaaaaaaacctttttaatTAACGTCGCAACAAATGGGAACAATCATTGTAGCTTCAAAGTGATTAGAAGATCCAAATCAAgcgcaaaatgataaaatgaagaaaacgaCTAAAATTAAATTCACATTATaaccaaaaacagactaaaactaTCAAAATATTATAACTGAAAGTAAATCAAAATTTAGTATGACTCAACCTTAATGACATGCACAGAAGAAAAGTTCAATTTGATAGTTGTCTGTGTCCAGATAGTTCACATCTGCAATAGGTTTTCTGTCAGGCATTCCTAAAATGTTCAGATTCCAACCCCACTAACTTCCTCAGAAGCTTAGGGAAATATACTTAGGCAGATGGAGGTGGTAGGTTAAAGTCTTAAGCTCAGGTTACCTCCTGCAGCAGGTCAGCTTGTTCAATGGCTTTAAGTACACTCTTCTTAGACGTGTCCTGTATCTCTCCTCCCATCAGGAACTCATCTAAAATGAAGTAGGCCTTCTCAAAGTTAAAGATGATGTCCAGTTCACACacctgcacaaacaaacacaagtcATTCATTCTTTCTACAGCAAAGGGAAGTCTTAACATGCTTTTGAAGTGTACAActtctcttctttttaaaacacacacagaacagtcAACAGTTTTTGTATAGAtcctatttattattattttttacagaattttttctACAAAATTTTCTTTCACCAAATTTTCCTGcagtgggattaataaaggcttgTCTTATCTCATCACTTACACTGCCAAAGTACTTATCAAGCAGCTCTACGAAGCGGTGGATGACTTCCAGTGTGATCAGCTCATTGTCTTGCTCTTCAATTGCGCAACAGAAATATAGGCTGGCATACCTACatgaatgtaaaaacaaaaacaacatggtTGGCCTTTTtcatgacagagcagaaaactaaattacatgcatatttaaaaataaaaccatgcaTATAGACATATTAGGTATCTAACACCAAGCCTATGTTGTCCAAATTCAAGTGTTAAgctgcagctccttcagcagctACTAGATATTGACTCtgttagtgtttgttttcatcacaCTAAGGTTTgatttttatggacatttcattTTACTACCTAGCAGATTTTAAATTGTACATCAAGGGCGTGAAAAAGGTGTATTTTTGGCACACAAACTGTGTAGTAAGCATCTGGTAAGACTGCCGATGCGACTTTTATGGATAAGCGACCATCATGCACATTCACACAAGTAGCCAGCCGCTTTAGTTACTGTCAGATTAAAAGAGCAGAGTGCATGTGTGAAAGGGGTTAAGGTCTGTGGAGTTCATGTCCTAACAAACCAGAACTGTTTTAGCAGCACAAGAGGGAAATGTACAACATTAAGTAGGTTTTAACGCGTACTTGATTGTTCTATATCTGACTTCAGTGGCAAGCTGTGACTAATGGAGCTGGAAATGCAGCTCAGGAAGCACttcaacacacatacacactaatATATAGCAGTGACTGGTTTATGACTGTACTTCAACCTCTTAATTCTTAATCTTGTGTCGACTTGTGTTGCTTTTCAATTCTATTCGATCACCTTAAGAGGTACCATCGTAGAAACAGATTAAGCATTTCTTTCAATTGCATTACAGGAGAATGAAGCCGGCTACAGTACGTTGCCCGCAGATAGCCTTGTAACTTGTGACAACTTGACAGTTGTTCATGATGTGTAGTTGTTGCATGTTAAGCCCAGTAGAGGGAAGCAAACACCAGCAGACTAAAGTCATGTCCTAAAGCTCTATTAGTCTTGCAAACCTCTACTGAGAGCAGAAAAACTGCCATTTTCTCTGATAAAGGTCCTACACTGTGCTTAGCAAATCAATGTACATTTCACAGAATGTGTAGTTCTGATTTAGTACATCACCATTCCAGCTGTAACCACTGCAAGGAGGGGAAGAGAAGCTTTACATTTAGACCAACAAAGAATTCTGTCACCTCACTTACCAtaattttaaacagtgaaattaTTAATTGATTCAGAATTATTCATTAACATCCCTAATAAGATTATTTCCAAAGATCAATCAAAGAAGGATTTGCAATACATGAAAGTCTGACTTCTGAAAAGTATGTTAACATAGTAAGGATTTGGCTGGAGCTCCTTTACAACAAATTACTGCATCAGTTCAGCACAGAGATGATCAGAACTGTGGCATTTCTCAGGTGTTACTGAAGTTTGGGTTGCTCtgacagcagccttcagctcaTCTGTCAGCTGTAGGTTTTGCGTTTGAAGACAGTGGATTTTCAGACCACTTATATATGGTACGAAATGTTTGCCCAGTAATGTCAAAAAATACTGCCGATACCCAGCTTTAATATGCTTTCAGAAAGATTTCTGTAATGATTACACTCTTGAAGACACTCCCACACGTCCAGCAGAAATGTAGATTCAAGGCTTTGTGTTTTTACCTTTTATAGACAATCTTGAGGTCTCTCCATTCTAGAAAACTGCACATCTTTGGTTTGCGAGCAAGCACTATTTGCATCAGCTCCCTGACCATCTTCTTCTTGTCACGCTCAGCTGTGGCTGTGTACCACTTTTGTAGTCGCAGCTTCCCCTGCCGGCTGAACAGCAGCATGAAACGCATCTACACACAGACAGGATAAACACAATTCAATAGaagaaataatacaaaaactAGACAACATTCATGACAGGAGTTTAATACATAGTTCATGTAGATGTATCTGCCAATAATGGAGAACAAACAATTAGCAATATTACCAATCAAAAACAGGAAGTTGAAACCATTAATTGTAAagatgtcattttctttttcattgttcATTTCATGTTTAGATCTAAGTATCAGTCTtctgagtcattccatctcaaatcaacAAGGGTCTTCTGCtaaaccatctctgatttgtatGAAGCTTTGAATCATAAACTATGGAAATGTTGTGTGTAAAATTTTAGTTTGatgaatcaaatttaagagttaaggagttgcagcaagaaagcctTTGCTAAGACATCAAAATTAGAAGAAGAGGCTTGCCTGGATCATGAAACACTGGAAGAAAGTATTATGGACTTATGAAACAAAATTTGAAATtcatgcaggatttttgtaTGTCATTGAGTAGgtgaaaggatggttcctcactTGCTGACATCAACTATCAGACATGTGAGAGGAagcgtgatggtctggggctgttttgttGGATCCAGGGTCGATggcttgtacagagtgagaggtacCCTGAACCAAAATAGCTatcacagcattctgcagcaccctATGGTACACGCCTAGTTGGTCCAGGGTTCATcgagataatgacccaaaacataagccaagctatgccagaactaccttgTGAAAAAGAGCAAGATGGTAAGCTTGTAAACATGGAGTGGCATCACTTAAACACCATGGAGGtaggtttgggatgaactggatagaagagtgaaagcaaaacaACCTACAAGCggcacacatttatgggaacttctgcaacagagttgggaagaacttttgaaaatatttgatcTCCATTGTGGAAATAATGCCACAAGTGTGTTCTGCTGTTATATTGgccaaaggtggctactttgatgagtcaaaagtatAGAATACATTTTGATCTCTAAAtagatgtttttaaatttaatttgtttatttgttctatgctttcacttcagagtacaatgagacattagcATGCATCATTTCcaattaaaaaatggaaaaattggggtgttctaaaacttttggcCGGTGGGTTTACTTTTTTTGAGCATTGATATTTTAGAATCACAATATGCCTGCACCTATCAAAGTTAAACACCTGAAATTTTCCTATTATGATGATGCCGATTCATaatctgcaatattggacaagtagatcaaattgTTTCTGACTCAAAATAAAAGTGGGGTctgattaatatttaatatatgtgcccaaagatgggacttttcaTGCTTATTATACTATTTcatctacttgtccaatattgcagattctaaatggaaatgatgaaaaaaaacagtaaaaacatcagGCCTTTTTCTTAACTAGGGACGGACATTGCAAATTAGCCTTGgctataaatgtttttttttggtgtgctTCTTGTTTATTGTACACACTTGTCCCTGTCAAATAAACGAATAGATAAACTAGTTCCCAAGATATTGTGGTTCAAAAGCCTCAAATTTTCATGTATAAAACAGTGTGGTAAGcaggcaattaaaaaaaataagtttatcTCAGCAAGTATTTGATATACCAAGCTAAAATTTCTACAGTATCTTTATACATTATATAtaatttgtaatttaaaaaaaaagtttttcggCAAATCTGAGATATTCAagcagaaattgttctaaaaaaCTTGATGATTTGAGACGGAAAGATTCATTTGCCTATTCATAATTTCCAGTTTTCAGACCTATGACACCTCTACTATTGTCAACATCCAGTCTGGTTGTATAGTGGAGACATACTACACAAAAGAGAACATCATGCAAAActatttttagaaatcacaaacatttttttgtggccTGTTAAAGACTTTCCAGTCATCTCCAGTTCATGTCATTTACAGCTTAGATTTAAAGTAAATTTTTATCTGACAAATCAGTTGTTTCTGGcttgaaatgacacaaaatgatgacaaaggaTAGTCAGACattgtgtgtaaaatgtaattattttgctttgtttttttttacaaaaagaatTTAGCTAAAATGCCACTTCTACAATCATTTATGTCTCTTGATACTGTTAGACATTGCTGAGAGAGTGCCAGCTTCTAGAAAAGTTtaacactgtgaaaaatgtcaaagggTGTGCTAGGACGTCAAAAGTAAAACCTGCACTGGTAAGAATTTAACTGAGAGAAGCTAAGAAGTATCCAAGTATCACCACCAAGGCCATCCTTAGGAATCTGAGCAATTCTGGTACCAACAGGTCAAAACAGGCACTGCAGCAGACACTGCACACAGCCCATCTCTATGACCAATAACAAGGCACATAAAGTTTGCCTAGCCTTTAGAACGGCTCACCtgggcaaaaaacaacaaaaaaacatctcacTTTTGGTCGTCTGTTTGATGGtcacataaaaaaagaagagctgTTTAAACACAGTGATGATCTGAGGAGGCTGTCACTTTTCATGTTGCAGAGAGCTTTGTGGGAGGTAAGCTAATAAAGAGCAAGCATACAAAAGAACTTCTGTGGAAGTTAATTACTACCGACAAAAAATGGCACATTCATCAAGAGCTGAGGTGTTCATGTAAGTATACTGTAACTGTGAATTACGCCACATATCTCTTACCATACGAGAGATACTATGCACTCAGTTTGTGTTATCAATCAATCGAATACTGATGAATAACACTCCTCACTACCGGCTAAGAAAATTGTGAAATATGTGCATGCCTACTTTGTTTACATCTCGTACTGTGCTGCATTCTACAATGACATATAGTTTGTCAAAATAAATTCCACTGACATGAATTGGTAATAAAACATTCAGATTAATCAGTAAAAGTACTTAATAGAGCAATATCAATTGATTAATAACTTGCTCTTCAAGTCAGCCCTTGTTTAAACAGCCTGCAATCAATATTTGTCATATGATTGTTAGTTGCAGATGAGTCAGAATTTTTCATCTGGTGCAAAAGAATATATTTTGGGTCAATTTTAAAAGATACACATAgaacaaagtgattttaatgaaatattaggattttaagttttttaattttattaatcCCGGAGAGAAATTCTGGTTTGGGGGTTTAAAGGGCTAACTTTTCTATATACGGaacatttaattatttactttGTCAAGTTTGCCTGGCTCAAATATTACAGTCCCACTACTGTGCTTGACTGTGGGGATGGCGTTGTGGTGCTAAATTCTTCTCCTTCCCTATGTCTAAACAACTACATTTTGTATGCCATCCTTCTACAGAATTTATCACCAAAAGTTAAATTCTTTGTCCAGGGGAGCTGTTGCAAAGGTTAGGTGAGAATCTGTGTGTCTGGCTTGGGGAAGTGGACCCCTCCTGGGTCAAGGTCCAGGGAGATGGTCTTTGCACAATCTCTGCTGCAGTGTCTGCCCCAGAGAGGTCGTTAGCTGAATTCCTGAAAATCGTCAGAATGCCCTTGGTGGTAATCCATGGAGTCTTTTTGGCCTTTCCCACGGCCATTCTTGTCAGAGCAGGGGCTGCTTTTGGCTGTCTTCCACACCCTTTGAGATTTTTTAGAGTATTGAATTTCCTGTACTATTTGATTGTGCTTTGCACTGTGGCCACTGGTACTTCAAGACACCTTGATATGGCATAATatccattttgcatttttagtaATAATTATGGAACAAATACATAGCAAATGTATAATTCATCACTAACACTGTATGTTACTGTCTTTAGTCACTTGTTTATGACATTGTTGCCCAGAAAATACCTAgtcaaatacaaatttattaaaaatctaaatttggcATTGTATGTTTATTTACATCTACCTTCTCCCAGTCTTGCTCTATgttctaaatgacaaaaaggcaGTATGGGAGGCGTGGGTCCTGTTATTTGTGCTGCAGCAGGGTATTTTGATTAGTATATTTAAGTATTTCTTGGGTGCTTATTCAAAGCAAATCAATTTGATTGGTGCAAAAAAGTAAAGTTTGTGATTGACCAAAGCTACTTTTCAGTAGTCCtgctgatttgattttggaCTATAGCTTTTTTGGTCGTGTTCTAAAAGTCTCCACTTTCTTTAGGCTTTCCACAATGGTGTTTCTCCTACTTTGACTGCTTGCTTTGGCCCTGGTTTATTAACAGCTGTCAAAACATACTAAGAAACCcagtttagcatttttttttaaaaatctgtcctTAACAATACTGGTACATAAGTGTAGAGAATTGCCAATTTCTTAGTTTTTCTGATAGCATGAATGCACCACTTATAGCATCATCAAAATTATACAGTGCTATATTGtctttgaaatgtttgtttttgcatacTGTAAATGATATAGTCATATGGCATTGAATTTTTGTCTTTATCATCATCAGCCACAGTTGACATAACAGGCAGTAACATTGAAGAGCATTGTGATCACGCACACACTAAGTAAATGCATAGTTCTAAGCATGTGGTGTAACAAAGGATTTGAGCAGTGGATGCACATCATTAAACCAAATAAACAGTTTCTGAGCTCTATAATGTAATTCAT is a window from the Acanthochromis polyacanthus isolate Apoly-LR-REF ecotype Palm Island chromosome 23, KAUST_Apoly_ChrSc, whole genome shotgun sequence genome containing:
- the ap1s1 gene encoding AP-1 complex subunit sigma-1A, with amino-acid sequence MMRFMLLFSRQGKLRLQKWYTATAERDKKKMVRELMQIVLARKPKMCSFLEWRDLKIVYKRYASLYFCCAIEEQDNELITLEVIHRFVELLDKYFGSVCELDIIFNFEKAYFILDEFLMGGEIQDTSKKSVLKAIEQADLLQEEDESPRSVLEEMGLA